The proteins below are encoded in one region of Methanomassiliicoccales archaeon:
- a CDS encoding mechanosensitive ion channel domain-containing protein, translated as MWKRALNLSLLIVSAIALWIADLYYPEPNLNKGFQTLVALAIIYLVFSILLTSFVSGRLSDKKTRYSVRKVFSILSLIFSIGAIITVWVTDPQTLVVSYGLFAAGLAIALQDVFKNLAGGFIIFIESPYRVGDRVMMKDVVGDVIDIGIMYTTLLELREWVDGDQATGRLVILPNGHLLSGSIFNYTKDNNFLWDELVIPISYDNDWKAASELTVEIVKRETATVTAKAEAEIAIMMGKYYLTKREVESKVNIVLTSNYIEFHVRYICETRGRRGTRNTLSRILLEEYEKNGVAVGSSTLEITKFPDLDK; from the coding sequence ATGTGGAAGAGGGCTCTCAACCTATCATTGCTCATCGTTTCTGCGATAGCACTGTGGATAGCCGATCTTTATTATCCAGAACCCAACCTCAATAAAGGATTCCAGACATTGGTGGCTCTGGCGATCATCTACCTGGTTTTCTCGATATTGCTGACCAGCTTCGTATCTGGTAGGCTAAGCGACAAGAAGACCCGATACTCAGTGCGCAAGGTCTTCTCCATTCTCAGCCTGATATTCTCCATCGGTGCGATCATCACCGTTTGGGTCACCGACCCACAGACGTTGGTCGTCTCCTATGGATTGTTCGCAGCGGGACTTGCCATAGCCCTGCAGGACGTCTTCAAGAACTTGGCCGGGGGGTTCATCATCTTTATAGAATCTCCCTACAGGGTCGGGGACCGGGTCATGATGAAGGATGTGGTCGGCGATGTCATTGACATCGGCATCATGTACACCACGCTCCTGGAGCTGAGGGAGTGGGTCGACGGGGACCAGGCCACGGGAAGATTGGTGATCCTTCCCAATGGACATCTGTTATCCGGATCCATCTTCAATTACACCAAGGACAACAACTTCCTTTGGGACGAACTGGTCATCCCTATCTCCTATGACAACGATTGGAAGGCCGCCTCGGAACTGACGGTGGAGATCGTCAAGAGAGAGACCGCGACCGTAACGGCAAAGGCCGAGGCGGAGATCGCGATCATGATGGGGAAATATTATCTGACCAAGCGGGAGGTGGAATCGAAGGTGAACATAGTGCTTACGAGCAACTATATTGAATTCCACGTTCGATACATTTGCGAGACCAGGGGACGACGGGGAACTCGCAACACCTTATCACGCATACTCTTAGAGGAATATGAGAAGAACGGTGTCGCGGTCGGTTCGTCGACATTGGAGATCACCAAGTTCCCCGATTTGGATAAGTGA